GGGCGCACGCCGTCCATTGCGACGGTGACCGCGCAGCCGTCCGGGGTGTTTCCGCGGTGGGAGAGGAACAGCCCGGAGGGGTCGGAGACCTCGCGGATGCCCTCGGCAGTCTGCTCGAAGCAGCCGACCTCGTCGGTAGCGCCGAAACGGTTCTTGATGCCGCGCATCATCCGCAGGCTCGAGTGCCGGTCGCCCTCGAAGTTCAGAACTACGTCGACGAGGTGCTCGAGCACGCGCGGACCAGCGACGTTGCCGTCCTTGGTGACGTGGCCGACGAGCAGGATCGGCACGTTCGTGGTCTTCGCCAGCGTGGTCAGGGCTGCGGTGACCGCGCGCGACTGGGCGATACCGCCTGCCACGCCCTCGACCCCGGGCGCGTGCATGGTTTGCACCGAATCGACGATGAGCAGCGACGGCTTGATCTGCTCGACGTGGCCGAACACGACGTCGAGGTTGGATTCGGCGGCCAGGAACAGGCTGGGCTGCAGCGCCGCGGTGCGCTCGGCGCGCGAGCGGACCTGACCGGCGGACTCCTCGGCCGTGACGTAGAGGGCCTTGCGCTCGCCCAGCGCGGCCCACCGCGAGGCGACCTCGAGCAGCAGGGTGGACTTGCCCACGCCGGGCTCGCCCGCCATGAGCACGACGGAGCCGGGGATCACGCCGGAGCCGAGGACGCGGTCGAGCTCGCCGATACCGGAGGGCACGGCTGCTGTCTGGGCGGGGTCAATCGCGGTAATCGGCTGCGCCGGGGCGGCCGGGGCAAGCGCCTGCAGCCGCGTGGGGTTCGCCGAACTCGAGGCGGCTGCCGCGAGCGGCGT
Above is a window of Corynebacterium sanguinis DNA encoding:
- the radA gene encoding DNA repair protein RadA, with the protein product MAKKQRVVHTCTECGYSSPKWLGRCPECGSWGTLQEETPLAAAASSSANPTRLQALAPAAPAQPITAIDPAQTAAVPSGIGELDRVLGSGVIPGSVVLMAGEPGVGKSTLLLEVASRWAALGERKALYVTAEESAGQVRSRAERTAALQPSLFLAAESNLDVVFGHVEQIKPSLLIVDSVQTMHAPGVEGVAGGIAQSRAVTAALTTLAKTTNVPILLVGHVTKDGNVAGPRVLEHLVDVVLNFEGDRHSSLRMMRGIKNRFGATDEVGCFEQTAEGIREVSDPSGLFLSHRGNTPDGCAVTVAMDGVRPILAEVQALTVDPVNKSPRRVVTGLDFNRVPMVLAVLQARCNERTNDKDAYVATVGGVKITETATDLAVALATWSSLHEKPLPHKTVVVGEVGLAGELRRVPNLSRRLQEAARLGYKYAIAPAGEKINIPGMRVSQVSTLGEAIAMVAEG